The nucleotide sequence TCGACGCCTCGGGATGCCCCGGCGCAGCGCAGCGCAGCACTGAGCTGGCCTTTGCGTAGGAATGTCTCGGCCTGCCGCGGGCTCCGTCTCTGCGCAGCGAAACTCACATTTATTTGCCACCTAAAAGGGGCACGCCTCCCCACCCCAGCTTCAATTCCCGGCCAGCCGCATCGAGAAGCGCAGAGGAGGTCGCCCGCTCGCGACACCACCAATGGCGGCTATATAGCCAGTAGGGCAGGCAGACTGGAGGGGGAAcagaggttcttgtttgttttctTGCGGAGAAGTACCGTGATGGGTCGTGCTCGCGGCGGAAGGCTGCTCCCTGTCCTCGCCGCGCTGTTCGTGGCGCTGCTCCTCATCTCCGGCTGCGCGGCGGAAGGGGAGGACGAGGAGGGCtcgccggtggtggcggcggaggagccggaggcgCCGATGGAGGACAAGCAGAAGGCGGCCCTGTACGCTGCCATCGGGAGCTTCGTCGGCAAGGCGTGGAACGGCTCCGGCCTCTTCCCCGACCCCTGCGGCCAGACTCCCATCCAGGTTCGTCTTCTTGTTCGTCTCCCCCACAGCTAGCTCCTTCTCTTTACTCAGCGTCTTCGCTTCTTGATTTATTCCTGGGAAATGTTAGAGCAATGGAGGATTCGAAAACACCAAAAATTGCCCCTTTTCATGGATTTATACAGTCAAATCTTTCCTGTTCTGCACTACATTGTCTTGAGATTCACAGCAAATCGCTGCAGAAAGGATCCCGATTTTTTGCACATCCATCCAATTAGTTGTCTTATCTTGGGAATGCACAGTGAGATGCTCCGAGCACGCGTTCCTCAAACATGCTTTTTCTCGCCAAAATCTCGTCAAATTCTCAGCACTGTTCTTGTGTGCAACCTCTGTTTCCTGCTTTTACACACGCAGCAGCAGCTCTCTCACTGTTTGCTCCATTGTTTCTCGACTGTTTCTCCTCGGGGAACGCAagatttactactagtactccactgCTGGACGAGTGAGACGAATCCTCTGTTCCTCAACCTACCTACGGCCTCCCGATTCTTGCCTAATTTGGGAGCTTTTTTTTATCTCTTGCGCGTAACAACTTTCTTTCCCCGCACATGATAGGAATCTGTGATTTGAAATGTCAATGTATTCTTAAACGCATCCCATTTGGTCCTTCTTTTCCCATGCCTCTGTCCTCTTGCTCTTTTGCTTTGCCCAGAGAATTATTTGTACCAAGTACTAGTGCTACTTCCTTTTTTACTTTCACCGATTTAACACTTGTTACCTTCATACGCAGTTAGTTGGTTTAACCTGGTTTACATCTGCTATGAATTATTTACTCTCTCAGTTGAGTTGTACATGAACATGTGAGCGTTCCATGTCTGTTTCTAGTATTTACCCCTAGTATGTTTTGCTTGTTACATGCCCTGCTTCCACTAGTACTTTTCATTTGCATGCAATATGTAGTACCAGTACAATTTAACTGATAGACGATGACATTCAGATTCGGTGAAATAATTTGTTATTGGGTCCCAATTTGTTACTAGTACTTCTCAATTTGCCTGCAATTTTACTGAGTGATGATCTGGCATTCAATTTTACTGAATTCGATATTCAAATTCAGTGCAATAATTGGTTCTTGGACCCCCATTCTGTTGTTTTCTGCAGGGGGTGTCATGTGACCTCTTCAATGGCGTGTGGTACCCAACGGTGGTCAGCATCGGTCCGGTGCTCGACAACTCGCTGCAGTGCGCCCCGGACGCAAGGTTCAGCCCCCAGCTGTTCGACCTCCGGCGCCTCAAGAGCCTCACCTTCTACGCCTGCTTCCCGGCGGCCAACCCCACGACGATCCCGGCCGCTAGCTGGGACAAGCTCTCCGGCACCCTCGAGACGCTCGAGTTCCGCTCGAACCCGGGCCTGTCCGGCGCCATCCCGGCGTCCCTCGGCCGCCTGGCCAGCCTGCGGTCCCTGGTCCTCGTCGACAACAACCTCACCGGCGCCGTGCCGTCGGAGCTCGGCGGGCTGGCGAAGCTGCGGCGGCTCGTGCTGTCCGGGAACGGGCTGTCGGGCCCGGTGCCGGCGACGCTCGGTAACAACAACCCCCAACTACGCCGCCTCGACAACGAGCAGCTGCTGATCGTGGACATGAGCAAGAACTCTCTAACCGGGTCTCTGCCTCCGTCGCTAGGTGGGCTCAAGGGGCTGCTCAAGATGGACCTCAGCAACAACCGCCTCGACGGCCGCATCCCGCCGGAGCTCGCGGGGCTCGAGAGCCTCACGCTGCTCGACCTCCGGAACAACAGCCTCACCGGCGGGCTCCCCGATTTCGTGCTGGCCATGCCGGCCCTGCAGGACCTGCTGCTCTCCAGCAACCCGCTGCTGGGAGGCACCCTGATGCAGCGCGGCTGGGAGAAGATGGCGAGCCTGGCGACGCTGGACCTGTCCAACGTCGGCCTCGCCGGCGCCATCCCGGAGTCCATGGCGGCGATGCCCAGGCTGCGGTTCCTGGCGCTGGACCACAACCGGCTCTCCGGCACCGTGCCGGCCAAGCTGGCCGCGCTGCCGAGCATCGGCGCCATGTACCTCAACGGCAACAACCTGACGGGGGCGCTGGAGTTCTCGGCCCGGTTCTACCAGAGGATGGGCAGCAGGTTCGCCTCCTGGGACAACCCTGGATTGTGCACGGCGGAGACGGCCGGCGGCGCGCCGACCGGCGTGGCCGTGTGCAAGGACGCGCAGGAACCGCCTCGCGTCGGCGTGAGGGACGGGATGGATGCGGGTGGGGGGAAGCCTGAGGCGAGCTCGAGCTTCCCGGCGTCCTCGTCGTCGTTTGGCCTCTCGGGTCACAAGGTCGCCGGCCTCTGGTgcttggtgatggtgatggtgttgTAGGCGGCAGCAAGTTCAGATTTACTGATAGCTGCAAAGGAGGAGACGACGAAGAAACTTATATAGTTAATTAGGCCGATTTGTTTCGATGGTGTCCTTCTCTTTTGGCATTTTGGCtggtgctctgctctgctctgctctgtctACTAGGGTGAAGGAGGAAGAACA is from Triticum aestivum cultivar Chinese Spring chromosome 3A, IWGSC CS RefSeq v2.1, whole genome shotgun sequence and encodes:
- the LOC123060132 gene encoding piriformospora indica-insensitive protein 2 isoform X2; the encoded protein is MGRARGGRLLPVLAALFVALLLISGCAAEGEDEEGSPVVAAEEPEAPMEDKQKAALYAAIGSFVGKAWNGSGLFPDPCGQTPIQGVSCDLFNGVWYPTVVSIGPVLDNSLQCAPDARFSPQLFDLRRLKSLTFYACFPAANPTTIPAASWDKLSGTLETLEFRSNPGLSGAIPASLGRLASLRSLVLVDNNLTGAVPSELGGLAKLRRLVLSGNGLSGPVPATLGGLKGLLKMDLSNNRLDGRIPPELAGLESLTLLDLRNNSLTGGLPDFVLAMPALQDLLLSSNPLLGGTLMQRGWEKMASLATLDLSNVGLAGAIPESMAAMPRLRFLALDHNRLSGTVPAKLAALPSIGAMYLNGNNLTGALEFSARFYQRMGSRFASWDNPGLCTAETAGGAPTGVAVCKDAQEPPRVGVRDGMDAGGGKPEASSSFPASSSSFGLSGHKVAGLWCLVMVMVL
- the LOC123060132 gene encoding piriformospora indica-insensitive protein 2 isoform X1; this encodes MGRARGGRLLPVLAALFVALLLISGCAAEGEDEEGSPVVAAEEPEAPMEDKQKAALYAAIGSFVGKAWNGSGLFPDPCGQTPIQGVSCDLFNGVWYPTVVSIGPVLDNSLQCAPDARFSPQLFDLRRLKSLTFYACFPAANPTTIPAASWDKLSGTLETLEFRSNPGLSGAIPASLGRLASLRSLVLVDNNLTGAVPSELGGLAKLRRLVLSGNGLSGPVPATLGNNNPQLRRLDNEQLLIVDMSKNSLTGSLPPSLGGLKGLLKMDLSNNRLDGRIPPELAGLESLTLLDLRNNSLTGGLPDFVLAMPALQDLLLSSNPLLGGTLMQRGWEKMASLATLDLSNVGLAGAIPESMAAMPRLRFLALDHNRLSGTVPAKLAALPSIGAMYLNGNNLTGALEFSARFYQRMGSRFASWDNPGLCTAETAGGAPTGVAVCKDAQEPPRVGVRDGMDAGGGKPEASSSFPASSSSFGLSGHKVAGLWCLVMVMVL